From a region of the Mobula hypostoma chromosome 6, sMobHyp1.1, whole genome shotgun sequence genome:
- the si:ch73-264p11.1 gene encoding SH2 domain-containing protein 1B yields the protein MCEAKRRHERKPDPMSAIASLPYFHGNISKKECETLLGANATDGSYLVRQSETIPDTLCLSVFFSKIVYTYRIFKDRHGQFMIQAGFGIKEKFFKHLPDLIDYYKKPHKGLVTHLRYPLQRNKVMTEDGECSKTVYEEVEDADYVEVLP from the exons ATGTGTGAAGCAAAGAGAAGACATGAGAGAAAACCAGACCCAATGTCTGCTATTGCATCACTCCCGTATTTTCATGGAAACATCAGCAAAAAGGAATGTGAAACTTTACTTGGAGCAAATGCGACTGATGGAAGTTACTTAGTGCGGCAGAGTGAAACAATCCCTGATACTTTATGCCTCAGTGTCTT ctttagTAAAATTGTATATACATACCGTATTTTCAAAGATCGTCATGGACAATTTATGATTCAG GCTGGATTTGGAATTAAAGAAAAGTTCTTCAAACACCTGCCAGATTTAATTGATTACTATAAAAAACCTCACAAAGGTCTAGTGACACATTTGCGTTACCCTCTGCAAAGAAATAAAGTTATGACAGAGGATGGAGAATGCTCAAAGACTGTCTATGAGG AAGTTGAAGATGCAGATTATGTGGAAGTCCTTCcttaa